The DNA sequence ATGTGGTGAAGAGGCTCGCAGCAACCTATTCAATCTGCTGCAAGCTCTCCCCCATGATCAGAGCTTTCTGATTAATCTCTCAGTGATTGTGCCAGATAGTACTCTGATCGAAAATTACATACTGATATGGTGCAAAAAACGTATGCTATCGGGTGCGGCTACGCCTATGCTCAAGGTAGCTCCAGGGACCTTTCAGAGGCTACGACCTGAGTTTGGTCAAAAATTCGGATTTGAGCTGGTATGATAACTACCTCTAAAGGCCATGAGCAAAGAGCTTTTATTCTCCACGCAGTATAAGGATAGCGTGATTACTCGGTGAATCCTGCTCATTATAATACCTCTATTGCCGATGGTACCCCCGCTTAATAAGGCTCTCGCTGCCAAGATTAGCTTAATGTGATTCCTCTCTATATTTCTAGAAAAGCTTCCGTTTGGTGAGAGTAGAGGGTCGTCATATAAATATCGCAACAATTACGTAACTATTTATCCAACTTTACTAAGCTAATACAGGTAGTTATGCAGTCTTAGTGTAAAAAGACTGGCCTAAAAGGCACTTAGCTACCGCTATTAACCATAACCCCTAGAGGCCCTCTAAAAGATACCAAGTCTGGATAGCCCTTATAAGTATATTTAATAGCTGGAAACATATGTCTAACAACCATTCAGAACTAAACGCCAACAACCTCATGAATCAGATGCAGGGGCTGCGCAAGCAAGGTACGGTAAAAAGCAAGCAGGATCTTACCCTTGCGACCGCCATCGTGCTGCTTGAGATCGCCTCATCCGATAGTAGTGTGGATAAATTTGAGCATTCCGTTATTCATCACGGCCTTAAAGCGCTCTTTAAGATCTCAGATGAGACGGCAGCCAACGTGATAGTTATGGCCAAAGCGCAGCTAACAAATATGCGTAGCAGCTCTACAGAGGCCAGCATGTTACGTGATGTGCTAGATCCAGTATCCAAGCGCACTATGGCCAGCATAATTGACAATCTTATCAAGTGTAACGGGGTAGTTGATGGGATGGAGATATATCTGCGCAGGCGTTTTCGCGATCTACTAGGTATTCCTGATGAACCGCTCGCACCCCCCTCAAACGATTAGCCACCAATTTTCTTTTTCGCACCAAACTATACAGTTCTTTCTAATAGTGCCGAAAACTAACTCTAGGAGGAAATGTGCAATCGACGTACACAGGCACGTC is a window from the Pseudomonadota bacterium genome containing:
- a CDS encoding TerB family tellurite resistance protein, whose protein sequence is MSNNHSELNANNLMNQMQGLRKQGTVKSKQDLTLATAIVLLEIASSDSSVDKFEHSVIHHGLKALFKISDETAANVIVMAKAQLTNMRSSSTEASMLRDVLDPVSKRTMASIIDNLIKCNGVVDGMEIYLRRRFRDLLGIPDEPLAPPSND